A region of the Candidatus Methylomirabilis oxygeniifera genome:
GCGCCTGCCCGCCAGGACGCGGATCGTGCGCGCCATGCCCAATGCGCCTGCCCTGGTTCTGGCAGGCGCCGCCGGTATTGCGAAGGGTGAGCATGCGACAGCCGAAGACCTGCAGATTGCAGAGGCGATCTTCGCCGCGGTCGGGAAAGCGGTCGTGGTCGAGGAAAAGCACCTGGATGCCGTGACGGGACTGAGCGGTAGCGGTCCTGCCTACGTATTTCTGTTCATTGAAGCGCTGGCGGATGCCGGTGTGAAGGTGGGGCTTACACGGGATGTCGCCGGACTACTGGCCGCTCAAACTGTCCTCGGTGCCGCCAGGATGGTTCTTGAGAGCGGGCGCCATCCGGCGGAGCTGAAGGATATCGTTGCATCTCCAGGCGGAACGACCATTGCCGGGCTGTATGCCCTGGAACGCGGCGGATTACGTGGGACCCTCATGGAGGCGGTAGAAGCAGCCACGATTCGATCTCGGGAACTAGGCAGGAGATAGTCACGATGCCGTTTGTCGCTAACTTCATCGCTGCATTTGCGTCTATCCTGAGTACGGTGTTGACGGTCTATACATGGATGTTTATCATCCGGGCGCTGCTCTCCTGGGTCAACCCTGACCCCTGGAACCCGATCGTTCAGTTCCTTGCTCGTGCGACCGACCCGGTGCTGCGGCCGATTCAACAACTGATACCGATGTGGCGATTAGGCATAGATATTTCCCCCATCATTGCGATTCTGGCGCTCCAGTTCGTCCAGCGGTGGTTTATCCCTTCCCTCCAGGAGATCGCCTGGAACCTTAGCCAATGATTCTGGTTCGGCAGGAGGGCGCGGCTGCCTCCTTTCGTGTCCGCCTGCAGCCGAAGGCATCCCGTGAAGCGATTGACGGAGAGGTTGACGGTGTTCTGCGGCTTCGAGTGAACGCGCCGCCGGTGGAAGGACAGGCCAACGACGCCTGTCTCCGCCTGCTGGCCAAGACGCTTGATCTGCCGATCTCTCGTCTTGGAATTGTCGCCGGTCAGCAGGCCCGCGTGAAAACCATCCGGGTGACCGATGCCTCCGCCGATCTCCTGCGCACTGCACTCAACAACCTGCTCGAGCACCCTCACGACTAGCTCCTCAGCAAAGGTTCTGGCACAAAACGATACTTTGTAGCCGCAAGGTTCGGGATAATTTGAGGGACTTCTGCGGTAACGCTGTCAGGTAAACTACCCATCCGATCAACACATCGTTGATCATACGCCCAGGTTGGGCGGTTGACGCGGGACCTAATTTTTGGAGATATGAAACGCCCCATGTATTCTTCGCCAGGTTCCATCCCTCCACAGCAACTGGAGACGCCGGTTGAGGTATCTCAGGGGACGATACACGTAGTAGAAAGGCAACAACCATGAACGATTCACGTGGTAGACCGAACGTAAGTAGCTGGGCGAGGGGCACAATATCCACTTGACAATAAGTGCCCGAGAGCGCCAACCTCCACCGATCTGAATCAGGCGATTCAGATCAAGCCGGGAACCTGCGAGGGCTGCCGACAAAGCGGTCTCGCATCCAATCGCGTCGGTTTGTGAGGCGGCGTCCCAAAGGCGATCCAGAGCGGCTTGAGGGACCGGGGCGTTGAGTTCTTCGACTAAATAGTCCAGCGTGACTGACAGAGGCAGCGCGAGGCGGCTCTGGACCGCGCTCTCCGTCACGACTTGCCAGTCCAGATTCGGATATCGAGCCACGAGATTCCAAGCGTCCGGAACCCAGCGCAGCGACTCACGACTGGCCGGACAAGAAGCAGCCTGGATACACACGTGCACAAGATTGTCGGCCGGAGAAAGGACGTGGGCAGGAACCCCTGCGATGGACTGCCTCCGTCTGCGTCTCCACAGGTGTTCGAACGGCGCATCATACTGCGGCACACGAAACAGACGCCGGTGCAGCAGAAGCGGAAGCCCTGAATCGTGTATCCATGTGGCCGGTCTCGTCTCGGGATCTTCTGCCTCTCCGGAGCGGCGATATCCCATGGGAGGCAGGAGCGACGCCGCACGCATGAGGTCGTCATCGGTCGGCAAGAGGATGTCGATATCGTGGCAGTGTCGAAGCACGGGATCAGCGTAAACCGTATCGGCAAGCGCAGCCCCCTTGCACACGATATATGACACATCGTGAGCGTTTAACGTGGAAAGGACGTCTCGAAGGATACGACGATAGATGTTGCTGCGCAGTTCTTCTCTGACATATGCGGTTCGAAAATGGGTGCGAAGTGCCGTGTCTACCGCAATGTCGTTGCGGCGAAGCGCCGCTAGGAGCAGCGGAACCAGCGTCTTCAGCCCTTGTTTACTCTTGAGCAGCGCGTGGACCGGATCGTCTACCAGCGTACGGTACACATCCCAGCCCCGGCGTCCCGATTCACCCGAGTACAGACAGGCGCGCAATAACCATGTGTGCTCCGGCGCCGGCAGGATGACTGAGAGCGCATGCGACAGGGCTGACTTCAAGACGGGTGTCTTCCCTCCTATGACCGTGGCCGGCCTCTCATCGGTCCGCACAACCCGACGAGCCGTTCTCAGCGTCCTGGACTGACGGTTGCGCGTGTGACCCTTTGACCTCGGGCTGAGAAGGCGCTGCCCTCATGGGACGACGCCGGCGATCAAGGGCGGCCTTCAGGATATGCAGGTATTCCTCTCGACTGTCGGTGGCTTGGCGGCGACTGATGTTAGAGCGATGGATGCGGTGATACGCGAGCACGTCGGGCAACAACTCGACGACTGCCCGATGCTCAATCGCACGGATAAACCATTCCGTGTCGTCTGCATGCCATAACGTCGCATTGAACCGACCCACCGCATTAAAGAGGGCGGATCGCACCAAAAGTGAGCCGGTGAAATACCCGGGCATCGGCTGACTACGACGGTGGTTCCTGTAACGTGCGGCCTCTTCGATGAGTTCAGGAATCCAGAAATTCTGTACATACGTGATACACAGGTCAAGGTCTGGACGAGCCTGGAATCGAGACATCTGGCGGGTCAACTTCTCCGGGTGCCACAGGTCATCCGCATCGAGAAAGCCCACAAACTCACCATGCGCCGCACGCAGTCCAAGATTCCGCGCGGCTGCGGGTCCCGAGTTGGCCTGCCACAGATAATGGACCTGATCACCGAAGCCGGCCACGATCGCCGCTGTCCCGTCGGTCGAGCCATCGTCAGCGACGATAATCTCCAGTGGCCGGTAGGTCTGCGCCCGGATACTCTCTAACGCCTCGCGCAAGTAGCGTTCGCCGTTGAGGACGGGGATGATGCAACTCACCAAACTCGGTGTCATATCCGCGTTACTTCAGCCAACAGGTCGTCGACACGATGGGGGATCTCGGTAAGATCACGCCCCAGCTCCAGCCAGTAACTTGGCACGCGCTCGACCAATCGAGCCAGCATCTGGAGGTCGCGCACTCCAGGCCGTGGCGCCAGCGTCAGAAGAGAGCTGGGTGCAAGCCGCAGCAGGGCATCGACCTTGGACGCAGGACGGCATCGCGTCGTATGGGCATCCACGATGCGGGGAATCGCCAGGACGCGGATGGGGACACTACGCGGGAGTTGCTTTGGAAAAAGAGGTGCAAGCAGAACGAGACATTTGTTTTCCTCGGGACGACTACTGCGAATGGCATGCGGAGGAAGGAGTGGGAAGTGTGCCATATGGTCCGGCTCCAACCAGGTAGAATTGTACAGGCTGTGACCTATGAAAGAGCCGTCCGCCAGAACCTGCAAGCCGGTATAGTCATCGCCAAGGTAATCAAAGCCGCCAACCAGACAGGCCAATGTCGAGGTGGACTTGCCCGATCCACCCATGCCGGGAAAGAGCACGCCGCGGCCGTTTCGGGAAACCAGGCCGGAATGGATCACCCGCATATCTCGGTCGTGATACCACAAGGATAAAAGCAGGAGCAGCGGTTTCCCACGTTCGTAGAGCGAGAGAGCCTTGCTGGATACCGTCCAACCCACTACGTGCTGAGCCTTCCTATCAAGCCATGTTCTTGATTGCCGAAGTCCATGTCCGACAAAGCGACCATCGGCAGAGGCCGTCAAGATCCCGTTTCCCACATCCCATGTCGACCCGATATGATCATGTGCCGGAACAACCGGACAAGGGATACCCGAGTCCTGCTCATCCCACAGGTCAATGGCAAGCTGCGTGGCGGACGGCGGCGCCCCACTGGCCTCCAGATGGGCAATTGGGCGACGGAAATGTTGAGCGAGTTCGCGCCCGACAATACGAACGCGCACCTTCAGGTCGGCGAAGCGATACTGGGCTTCGCAGACATCATTCGGATTGTTGAAGGCGGCCTTCGCAAATGCCGTCTCCATGGCGGCAAACGCGCCCTTACCGTGTTGCGCAATCGATAAGTCCGGCGCCCCCGTACCGCCGATGCGTCCCGGTTGCCCTGTTGTCTCCTTCATGCCCGACATACTGTCCGTGGTTAACCTGTTGACCTATCGGTAGATTCTTTCCAGGGGATTTCATTGAAGCTCGGCATGGGTGGATCAAGCGCAAGAAGCTCGCTCATATCACGATAGATGTTGAGCTGTGGCGATTCATAGACTAGTCTCGACTCGGGGTGTCTTTCCTCACTGACCTGAGGCGGCCGCACATCATCCGCAACGGTGATCAAGCCTTCCGAAATGAGCTCCTCCACCACCCGCTTGACATCGGCCTGTACCTGTTCTGCCGAAACATCATAGCGCGCGCTTGCGGCAGCGGCAGCCTCTGCAAGACTATGACCCCCTGTGATTATCGCCCACAGAAAACCTCCAACCTTATCCATACTGTAATACACCCCGGTGGACAGGTTGATCATAATCGCCTCTCCATCGAGGACCTGAGCAGTGACCTCTGTATCATTGAGGCGAAAGCGACTTTGCAACGTCAACATGAATAGCCTCCCGAGTGAGTTCCCCGTAAAGCGCGGCATAGGCATCCACACAGCGTTCCCAGCAGAACATCTTGCGCGCCCAACGACGCCCCGCTTGGCCCATCTGAGCAGCCATGTTCCGGTCAATAATCAGAGCTGAAATCGCCTCAGCGAGGGCCTTACTATCGTCTGGCTCGACAAGCAGTCCGGTCTCGTTGTGCGCCACGACCTCCGGAAGTCCGCCGACGCGTGTGGCCACGATAGGGCGAGCCATTAGGGCCGCCTCCAGGGCCACCAGTCCGAATCCCTCACGCCGAGACGGCATCACGACAACCGTGGTGGTGTTCATCAGACCCGGCACCTTGTGCGGAGCTACCCATCCAATGAAATCGACGGACTCAGCAAGCCCAAGTTCGGCTGTCTGCCGCTCCAATGCGGGTCGTGCAGGCCCATTCCCCGCAATGATGAGACGAGCACGAGGGAAAGCATCGCGTAACAACGCAAAAGCCTCTAACGCTAAATCAAATCCTTTTTCTTCAGAGAGTCGCCCCAGACACAGTAATCGTGGGGCGCCATGCGGCAGGGGCTCCGGAGAGACGGCAGGCACGTCCATGGCGTTATAAATAAGGGAGGAGCGGGGGATGATCTCCGGCACCTGCCGGCGGGATTCCGCAAGAACGGCTGCCGAGTTGGCGGTGACCCAATCGGCATTACGTAGCGCCTGTTCTACTAACGTATCACGCCCGGTAACGTGAATCGGAAAGGATGCGTGTTTGGTCAGCAGTACCGGCGCTGAGTATGTCGTAGCGGTAGCCAAGTGAAAGAACACGGTTGGTCCGCTGAAGTTGATATGAATCACATCCGGCTTGAAGTGTTGCTTGAGGCTGGCGACTCGTTGCCGCACCTCTATCAACTGACGCAGGCCGCTTGGCGCCAGCGCTTCAAAGAAGGGGAAGCGGAACACGGGAATCCCCTTGTAGTGATCTTCGTCCGGCAGACTCAAGCCATCGTGGGCCGTCACGACAATAACCTCATGGCCGCGCGTCCGAAACGCCTGAACTAATCTTGTGGCTATAACCTCGACTCCCCCAATGTAGGGCCAAAACTTTTCCGACCAGTACATGACGCGCATTCTTTCTCCGGGCTTCCCCGCATCGCTACACCGGTTCCGGTTCCGTCATCCGGCGCCGGCGCTCACTGCATGCCCACCCCGTCCGATACCGCCGAGGCGATCAGGCGTAAACGTATCATAGTGATCATGATGCCACAAGCCCAGCTTTCTCAATCATGCGGCAGGACTTGAACCTCTCTTGCGGATTCCGGTTGACGGGCGTATTGGCGGCGGAGTACCTTCAGTTACGGATAATCGTGAGCTATACCCGTGCCGGATAGGCGCCTTCTCGACGAACGCGCTTGATCTCCACGGTGTTGAGGGGACTCACCCGCTGACTCAATGTTATCGAGGATGAATGTCTCGCCAGAGGGAACCGCACTATTAACCTTAGTAAGGGCCGCCCTGTCGGAATCTCCCCTCGAGACGGAAAGTTTACCCTCTGCTCTCGATTGGAATACTGTTCTACAATTGGCTCGTCACCATCGACTTGAGCCGTTGCTCCATTACGGTCTCCGGCATACCGGGTTCACGGACATCCCGAACAGGGTTCGCGCAGAGTGGGAGATGCGGCGTCGCATGTCGATCGTCAGTAGCATGTATCATCAGGCGGCCCTCAACGACATCGCGGCGGCGTTCGGGGATCGCGGCGTCCCGTTTGTTCTCTTGAAGGGCGAAGGGCTTTCAAGGGCGCTATATCCCCAAGAGGGTTTGCGCCCCTATGGTGACATCGATCTGCTCGTTCGACCGGAAACCTACGAGATGGCAAAGGTGATTCTGATGGGGCTGGGATTTCGGCTCCGACGGGCTGCCAAGGAGGCGGAAAGGCTCCGTCTGTTCGGAGAAATTGAGTTCGATAGAGAGGGTCCCATAACCGTAACGGTGGACCTCCACTGGAACACGTTGATGACCTCCTGGGAGCCTCGATCTCTGCTCACCGATAACGAGACGTGGGCCTCCCTTGGTCACGTTCGTCTGGGGAATCGTACCATACCGATTCTCAAAGGAGAAGCCCTCCTGATCTACCTCTGCGTTCATTTCGCCTTTCATCACGTATTTGATGGGTTGTTGCTGCTTTGCGATCTCTATCTGATTCTCAGGCGCTATGCTGAAAGGACCGACTGGGATCGCCTCATTGCGATGACCGACCGATATCAATGTCGGCATGCGCTCTATTATTCCCTCTTCTTTGTCAAATCGCTCATGGAGGCCCCTGTGCCGAATCCCATTCTCGATTCGTTGCGGCCAAACGCGATGATCCGGGTCCTTATGCCGACCACTCGGATGCTCCTTCGAGATAGCTTGACCCCACAGATGCTGGAACGGTATGTGAAGCTTCTCTTGATCGATACTCAGAGGGGGCGTTGGCGGGCGCTACAGGCCTGGCTTCGATCCAGCAAACAACTGTTCGGTAGGTGACAGAAGCCCCGTATCCGACTCATCCCGCAACAACAGAATAGGTTTGGAATGGTTCGGAGTAGGCAGGCAGGCGTTGTGCTGTCCGGAACACTGCAGAGGTTGGGCTTGACTCGAATCCGCGTATTTCCTATACTTCTGTGGGTTTTACGGGTGTGGGGCGGGAGTGAACAGAAACGAGCGACTCGCGGCTTCGGACTAGCACCCCCCATGCGCCGCCGCCACTCCACGGCATACAAACCCCCCCAACCCCCCTTTAGCAAAGGGGGGGACCAGAGCGGGGGATTTCTCTGAAGCTGACGGCTGAGTGCTGATAGCTGACTGCTATTCCCCGAGCAGCAGAGAAGAGAGAGACGATGGACCGGAACCTGGCGCTTGAGTTGGTGCGGGCGACTGAGATGGCTGCCATTTCGTCGGCTCGCTGGATGGGACTGGGTAATCCGAGCGCGGCTGAACAGGCTGCGATTGACGCCATGCGCCACGCGTTCGACAATGTGAGCTTCAGGGGTTCCATCGTGATCGGAAAGGGCGAGCGCGGTACGGCCCCAACTCTCTATGTCGGAGAGGTCCTTGGCCAGGGCGACGCCCCCGAGGTGGACATAGCACTTGACGCCGTTGAAAGCGGGGCGATCGTGGCTCATGGCCGTCCGAATGCCATCTCAGTCATTGCCGCCGCCGAGAAGGGATTGCTGCGCCAAGTGCCGGATGCCCACATGGAAAAGATCGCGGTTGGGCCCAAGGCGGCCGGCGCGATCGATATCACTGCTCCCCCCGAGAAGAATCTTCGGGCCATTGCTGAAGCGATGAACTGTTCTGTCGAAGATATTACGGTGGTCATCCTTGACCGACCCCGTCATGCCGACCTGGTGAGACAGATCCGTGGAATCGGTGCGCGCATTAAACTGATTCAGGATGGCGACCTCGCTGCCACCGTGGCTGTGGCATTTGAAGGAACAGGTGTCGATGTCCTTATGGGGGTCGGAGGGGCGCGAGAAGGTGCGCTTGCGGCGACGGCGCTTCAGTGTATTGGAGGCGACATGCAGGGTCGCCTGAAGCCGCTGACGGAGGAGGAGGCGGAGCAAGCGCTGAGAATGGGGATCCGGGATCTGGACCGGGTCTTTACGATCTCCGATCTGACCGGAGGGGGAGATCTCGACATCATGTTTGCCGCAACCGGGGTGACCGATGGTGATCTCCTGAAGGGAGTTCGTTTCTTCGGTGGGGGCGCCCAGACCCACTCCCTCGTCATGCGCTCGAGGTCCGCAACCGTCCGCTTCATCGAATCAACCCACCGTTTCGACCGGAAGACGGTTTCATAGGCCCGCATTGAGCATCGCGTTAATTAGCCTTCAGCCTTCAGCCTTCAACCTTCAGCTCTCCGCATGAAACTAAAGGGTGTACGAGGGGCGCCGGATCTCTTACCTCAGG
Encoded here:
- the proC gene encoding Pyrroline-5-carboxylate reductase (P5C reductase) (P5CR), yielding MLQGRTIGFIGAGNMAEAMIRGLLEAKLVTADQLIASDIVEAKRQQIHLRYGIRTVAEGRDAGLKASILILAVKPQDMEAALQGIAASVDETRTIISVAAGITIAFIAERLPARTRIVRAMPNAPALVLAGAAGIAKGEHATAEDLQIAEAIFAAVGKAVVVEEKHLDAVTGLSGSGPAYVFLFIEALADAGVKVGLTRDVAGLLAAQTVLGAARMVLESGRHPAELKDIVASPGGTTIAGLYALERGGLRGTLMEAVEAATIRSRELGRR
- a CDS encoding conserved hypothetical protein (Evidence 4 : Homologs of previously reported genes of unknown function), with amino-acid sequence MPFVANFIAAFASILSTVLTVYTWMFIIRALLSWVNPDPWNPIVQFLARATDPVLRPIQQLIPMWRLGIDISPIIAILALQFVQRWFIPSLQEIAWNLSQ
- a CDS encoding conserved hypothetical protein (Evidence 4 : Homologs of previously reported genes of unknown function), producing the protein MILVRQEGAAASFRVRLQPKASREAIDGEVDGVLRLRVNAPPVEGQANDACLRLLAKTLDLPISRLGIVAGQQARVKTIRVTDASADLLRTALNNLLEHPHD
- a CDS encoding protein of unknown function (Evidence 5 : No homology to any previously reported sequences); amino-acid sequence: MRTDERPATVIGGKTPVLKSALSHALSVILPAPEHTWLLRACLYSGESGRRGWDVYRTLVDDPVHALLKSKQGLKTLVPLLLAALRRNDIAVDTALRTHFRTAYVREELRSNIYRRILRDVLSTLNAHDVSYIVCKGAALADTVYADPVLRHCHDIDILLPTDDDLMRAASLLPPMGYRRSGEAEDPETRPATWIHDSGLPLLLHRRLFRVPQYDAPFEHLWRRRRRQSIAGVPAHVLSPADNLVHVCIQAASCPASRESLRWVPDAWNLVARYPNLDWQVVTESAVQSRLALPLSVTLDYLVEELNAPVPQAALDRLWDAASQTDAIGCETALSAALAGSRLDLNRLIQIGGGWRSRALIVKWILCPSPSYLRSVYHVNRSWLLPFYYVYRPLRYLNRRLQLLWRDGTWRRIHGAFHISKN
- a CDS encoding putative Sugar transferase-a glycosyl transferase (Evidence 3 : Function proposed based on presence of conserved amino acid motif, structural feature or limited homology), which translates into the protein MTPSLVSCIIPVLNGERYLREALESIRAQTYRPLEIIVADDGSTDGTAAIVAGFGDQVHYLWQANSGPAAARNLGLRAAHGEFVGFLDADDLWHPEKLTRQMSRFQARPDLDLCITYVQNFWIPELIEEAARYRNHRRSQPMPGYFTGSLLVRSALFNAVGRFNATLWHADDTEWFIRAIEHRAVVELLPDVLAYHRIHRSNISRRQATDSREEYLHILKAALDRRRRPMRAAPSQPEVKGSHAQPSVQDAENGSSGCADR
- a CDS encoding protein of unknown function (Evidence 5 : No homology to any previously reported sequences) is translated as MSGMKETTGQPGRIGGTGAPDLSIAQHGKGAFAAMETAFAKAAFNNPNDVCEAQYRFADLKVRVRIVGRELAQHFRRPIAHLEASGAPPSATQLAIDLWDEQDSGIPCPVVPAHDHIGSTWDVGNGILTASADGRFVGHGLRQSRTWLDRKAQHVVGWTVSSKALSLYERGKPLLLLLSLWYHDRDMRVIHSGLVSRNGRGVLFPGMGGSGKSTSTLACLVGGFDYLGDDYTGLQVLADGSFIGHSLYNSTWLEPDHMAHFPLLPPHAIRSSRPEENKCLVLLAPLFPKQLPRSVPIRVLAIPRIVDAHTTRCRPASKVDALLRLAPSSLLTLAPRPGVRDLQMLARLVERVPSYWLELGRDLTEIPHRVDDLLAEVTRI
- a CDS encoding protein of unknown function (Evidence 5 : No homology to any previously reported sequences) — translated: MLTLQSRFRLNDTEVTAQVLDGEAIMINLSTGVYYSMDKVGGFLWAIITGGHSLAEAAAAASARYDVSAEQVQADVKRVVEELISEGLITVADDVRPPQVSEERHPESRLVYESPQLNIYRDMSELLALDPPMPSFNEIPWKESTDRSTG
- a CDS encoding putative glycosyltransferase, group 1 (Evidence 3 : Function proposed based on presence of conserved amino acid motif, structural feature or limited homology), whose protein sequence is MRVMYWSEKFWPYIGGVEVIATRLVQAFRTRGHEVIVVTAHDGLSLPDEDHYKGIPVFRFPFFEALAPSGLRQLIEVRQRVASLKQHFKPDVIHINFSGPTVFFHLATATTYSAPVLLTKHASFPIHVTGRDTLVEQALRNADWVTANSAAVLAESRRQVPEIIPRSSLIYNAMDVPAVSPEPLPHGAPRLLCLGRLSEEKGFDLALEAFALLRDAFPRARLIIAGNGPARPALERQTAELGLAESVDFIGWVAPHKVPGLMNTTTVVVMPSRREGFGLVALEAALMARPIVATRVGGLPEVVAHNETGLLVEPDDSKALAEAISALIIDRNMAAQMGQAGRRWARKMFCWERCVDAYAALYGELTREAIHVDVAKSLSPQ
- a CDS encoding protein of unknown function (Evidence 5 : No homology to any previously reported sequences); translation: MSIVSSMYHQAALNDIAAAFGDRGVPFVLLKGEGLSRALYPQEGLRPYGDIDLLVRPETYEMAKVILMGLGFRLRRAAKEAERLRLFGEIEFDREGPITVTVDLHWNTLMTSWEPRSLLTDNETWASLGHVRLGNRTIPILKGEALLIYLCVHFAFHHVFDGLLLLCDLYLILRRYAERTDWDRLIAMTDRYQCRHALYYSLFFVKSLMEAPVPNPILDSLRPNAMIRVLMPTTRMLLRDSLTPQMLERYVKLLLIDTQRGRWRALQAWLRSSKQLFGR
- a CDS encoding protein of unknown function (Evidence 5 : No homology to any previously reported sequences) yields the protein MVRSRQAGVVLSGTLQRLGLTRIRVFPILLWVLRVWGGSEQKRATRGFGLAPPMRRRHSTAYKPPQPPFSKGGDQSGGFL
- the cbbF gene encoding fructose 1,6-bisphosphatase, class II (Evidence 2b : Function of strongly homologous gene; Product type e : enzyme), whose protein sequence is MDRNLALELVRATEMAAISSARWMGLGNPSAAEQAAIDAMRHAFDNVSFRGSIVIGKGERGTAPTLYVGEVLGQGDAPEVDIALDAVESGAIVAHGRPNAISVIAAAEKGLLRQVPDAHMEKIAVGPKAAGAIDITAPPEKNLRAIAEAMNCSVEDITVVILDRPRHADLVRQIRGIGARIKLIQDGDLAATVAVAFEGTGVDVLMGVGGAREGALAATALQCIGGDMQGRLKPLTEEEAEQALRMGIRDLDRVFTISDLTGGGDLDIMFAATGVTDGDLLKGVRFFGGGAQTHSLVMRSRSATVRFIESTHRFDRKTVS